One window of Cetobacterium sp. 8H genomic DNA carries:
- a CDS encoding GNAT family N-acetyltransferase → MFKGKKVKLRAYQLDEVRKVLDLLEEDDLRETLAGDIIFPISFEAEKDFIEKSTIPNGELFNFAIESLETKEYIGGCGINSLDRKNSKVVIGIWLGKKYQGKGYGSDALRVLCNFIFQEMNIHKIKLQYFEFNEAGKKCYEAIGFKEEGRNRKDLYRHGRYYDTVAMGLFKEELR, encoded by the coding sequence ATGTTTAAAGGAAAAAAAGTAAAACTTAGAGCGTATCAATTAGATGAAGTGAGAAAAGTTTTAGATCTTCTAGAAGAGGATGATTTAAGAGAAACTTTAGCCGGAGATATAATATTTCCAATCTCTTTTGAGGCTGAAAAAGATTTTATAGAAAAATCTACTATTCCAAATGGAGAACTTTTTAACTTTGCCATAGAATCTCTTGAAACTAAAGAATATATTGGTGGTTGTGGTATAAACAGTTTGGATAGAAAAAATAGTAAAGTTGTAATAGGAATATGGTTAGGAAAAAAATATCAGGGAAAAGGATATGGCTCTGATGCATTAAGAGTCCTTTGTAATTTTATATTTCAAGAGATGAATATTCATAAAATAAAATTACAATATTTTGAATTTAATGAAGCTGGAAAAAAATGCTATGAAGCTATTGGATTTAAAGAAGAGGGAAGAAATCGAAAAGACCTGTATAGACATGGTAGATACTATGATACAGTGGCTATGGGCCTTTTCAAAGAAGAATTGCGTTAA
- a CDS encoding NAD(P)/FAD-dependent oxidoreductase gives MGNHSGNLQKIKNGQRTYGITPHIPGGFVAPDTLIKIAEVAKKYNGILKITSGQRILIINLKEEDLENVWNDLKMKPAVRIQNSIKNVEICPANFCKRSKYPTIGLGMKISNNFHGMELPCRTKIAVVGCKNACTGAYSKDIAVIVDIEGKFFITVGGSSGFNPRSADILIEGISEDEAYIFVETILEYYNENGQLGEKLGHFIDRIGIDLFRKDILELIKLNLKEIKK, from the coding sequence ATGGGAAATCATAGTGGAAACTTACAAAAAATTAAAAATGGACAAAGAACTTATGGAATAACCCCGCATATTCCTGGCGGATTCGTAGCACCTGATACACTGATAAAAATAGCTGAGGTTGCTAAAAAATATAATGGTATTTTAAAAATAACCTCAGGACAACGAATTTTAATAATCAATTTAAAAGAGGAAGACTTAGAGAATGTTTGGAATGATTTAAAGATGAAGCCTGCAGTTAGAATTCAAAATTCTATAAAAAATGTAGAGATATGTCCTGCAAACTTTTGTAAAAGATCTAAATACCCTACAATAGGTTTAGGAATGAAAATTAGTAATAACTTTCATGGAATGGAACTCCCTTGTAGAACAAAGATAGCTGTAGTTGGATGTAAAAATGCATGTACAGGAGCTTACTCTAAAGATATTGCAGTAATCGTTGATATTGAGGGTAAATTTTTCATTACAGTTGGTGGAAGCTCAGGATTTAATCCACGTAGTGCTGACATTTTGATTGAAGGAATCTCTGAAGATGAAGCTTATATTTTTGTAGAAACAATATTAGAATATTATAATGAAAATGGTCAGTTAGGTGAAAAACTAGGTCATTTTATTGATAGAATTGGTATAGATTTATTTAGAAAAGATATTTTAGAATTAATAAAATTAAATTTAAAGGAGATAAAAAAATGA
- a CDS encoding DUF1858 domain-containing protein, which yields MITKDTIIADIIKTNPKAVEILMGFGMGCIGCPSAQMERLEQACEIHGLDLNVVLEKLNAK from the coding sequence ATGATAACTAAAGACACAATAATAGCAGATATAATAAAAACAAATCCAAAAGCTGTTGAAATACTTATGGGATTTGGAATGGGATGTATCGGATGTCCTTCAGCACAAATGGAAAGATTAGAGCAGGCTTGTGAAATTCACGGACTGGATTTAAATGTAGTTTTAGAAAAGTTAAATGCAAAATAA
- a CDS encoding GGDEF domain-containing protein: protein MKLYFRKLFTIFFILLFYTATFCNNDVFYLGIQDYPETEFKLDNQSLNDIIRELFEKELKLNIKEVKGTWRESHKKLEKGEINFLGLVTKNNIRKTNILLSKPIFSENLYISSDKKKLESIFDLINQDIYAYKEDELPIKLLKEYLEKNKISANIIQVEDIDNYRNYFYLDSELTAVRSQNRLLVSFLGPVCIGVNKDFAYLLPQINKALNKKYGAIISNYFKKLPLYYQRKRFENKLTFEEKEWLEKRKYITTSLEDDIALSIYIKDDDTFIGILPAYIDKLSKIMGIPIKNIPAANKDWMHVLSKFNKNEIDFLTLSTTDERKTNYIFSEPIDYIPMHLMNHVNSNNYLLGVLKNGKSEEIAKDYFSEDDIRLYDSTSSLFEAFKSKKIGYIITPYSIYDKRCHEEHKDIKIKDIQINFAFSEDNKILKNIFNKAISVIGDIDRNDIKAFQVLEKEGHLILIRKNEEKKKNLLYTTAIIVGLLLVKIFMQRKLNIALKYDQLTNLQNRYLFNEMCKKKSFYKGTVVVMDLDNFKKANDNFGHNTGDIILTEVGNILLKTFAKTDSFRISGDEFYIFYTGNNFDEKLSRLIFLGKNSKILMEYNISFSLGYYVKDETETLESAFDKADKAMYEAKKNNGFTYFRRA, encoded by the coding sequence TTGAAATTATATTTCAGAAAATTATTTACTATTTTTTTTATATTACTTTTTTACACGGCGACTTTTTGTAATAATGATGTTTTTTATTTAGGAATACAGGATTATCCTGAAACAGAGTTTAAACTCGATAATCAATCACTTAACGATATAATTCGAGAATTATTTGAAAAAGAACTTAAACTAAATATTAAAGAAGTTAAGGGAACTTGGAGAGAATCTCACAAAAAATTAGAAAAGGGTGAAATTAATTTTCTTGGATTGGTTACAAAAAATAATATTAGAAAAACAAATATTCTTTTATCAAAACCTATTTTTAGTGAAAACTTATATATTTCATCAGATAAAAAAAAATTAGAATCTATATTTGATTTAATCAATCAAGATATATATGCATACAAAGAAGATGAACTTCCTATAAAACTTTTAAAAGAGTATTTAGAAAAAAATAAAATTAGCGCAAATATAATCCAAGTTGAAGATATAGACAACTATAGAAATTATTTTTACTTAGATTCGGAATTAACTGCTGTAAGATCACAGAATAGACTTTTAGTATCTTTTTTAGGTCCAGTTTGTATAGGAGTAAATAAAGATTTTGCATATCTATTGCCTCAAATTAATAAAGCTTTGAATAAAAAATATGGAGCTATCATATCCAACTATTTTAAAAAGTTACCTTTATATTATCAAAGAAAACGTTTTGAAAATAAATTAACATTTGAAGAAAAGGAATGGTTAGAAAAAAGAAAGTATATCACTACATCTCTTGAAGACGATATTGCCCTAAGCATATACATTAAAGACGATGACACATTTATTGGAATCTTACCTGCGTATATAGATAAACTTTCTAAAATAATGGGTATTCCAATAAAAAATATTCCAGCTGCTAATAAAGATTGGATGCATGTTTTGTCAAAATTTAATAAAAATGAAATCGACTTTTTAACTTTATCAACAACAGATGAAAGAAAAACAAATTATATTTTCTCTGAACCTATTGATTATATTCCTATGCATCTTATGAATCATGTTAATAGTAATAACTATCTTCTTGGGGTTCTTAAAAATGGAAAATCTGAAGAGATTGCAAAAGATTATTTTTCTGAAGATGATATTAGATTATATGATTCCACTAGTTCTTTATTTGAAGCTTTTAAATCTAAAAAAATAGGTTACATAATCACTCCATATTCAATCTATGATAAACGATGCCATGAAGAACACAAAGATATCAAAATTAAAGATATACAAATTAACTTTGCTTTTTCTGAAGATAATAAAATTCTTAAAAACATTTTCAATAAAGCTATAAGTGTAATAGGAGATATTGACAGGAATGATATTAAAGCTTTTCAGGTACTTGAAAAAGAAGGGCACCTTATCTTAATCAGAAAAAATGAGGAAAAAAAGAAAAACCTACTATATACTACCGCAATAATTGTTGGGCTTCTTCTTGTTAAAATATTTATGCAACGAAAATTAAACATAGCTTTGAAATATGATCAATTAACTAATCTACAAAACAGATATTTATTTAATGAAATGTGCAAAAAGAAATCGTTTTATAAAGGAACTGTTGTTGTTATGGATTTAGATAATTTCAAAAAAGCCAATGATAATTTTGGCCATAATACTGGAGATATTATTTTAACTGAAGTTGGAAATATACTTCTAAAAACTTTTGCTAAAACAGATAGTTTTAGAATATCTGGAGATGAATTTTATATATTTTATACTGGGAATAACTTTGATGAAAAACTTAGTAGACTAATATTTTTAGGTAAAAACTCAAAAATTTTAATGGAATATAATATTAGTTTCAGTTTAGGATATTATGTAAAAGATGAAACAGAAACCCTTGAATCTGCTTTTGATAAAGCTGATAAAGCTATGTATGAGGCTAAAAAGAATAACGGATTTACATATTTTAGAAGAGCTTAG
- a CDS encoding TDT family transporter codes for MKNLKNYFKYLPVALTGLALGVSGIGGAIAFIFDSRALYIANFISLMLLIPIIIKNILHFNIFKEELKHPTLGSFIPTLDMALLNFSTVLYEFSPSLGKSLWIFCILLHTIFAISFIYHRFNAWNIEHMVPSWFVPPIGIVVASVNSKFMGMPELAQIICYIGLGFYVVMLPIMLYRIIFIEKIDDARLPTFAIMAAPPNLCLAGYLVAFPNPNPAVINFLFPLGIFMTALIYISMFKIIRLKFTPVYASFTFPLAIGSTAVLKYSKYIGAIDLNRGIFWYKLGVGATILSTVFITIIFIKIIIIVFNQIKEEPKLF; via the coding sequence ATGAAAAATTTGAAAAATTATTTTAAATACTTACCTGTTGCTCTTACAGGATTAGCTTTAGGAGTATCTGGAATTGGTGGTGCGATTGCATTTATTTTTGATTCAAGAGCTTTATATATAGCAAATTTTATATCTCTTATGTTATTAATTCCTATTATTATTAAAAATATATTACATTTTAATATTTTTAAAGAAGAGTTAAAGCATCCAACCTTAGGAAGCTTTATTCCAACTTTAGATATGGCATTATTGAATTTTTCAACTGTATTATATGAATTTTCGCCTAGTTTAGGTAAAAGTTTATGGATATTTTGTATACTTTTGCATACGATTTTTGCAATTTCTTTTATTTATCATAGATTTAATGCTTGGAATATAGAGCATATGGTTCCAAGTTGGTTTGTTCCACCTATTGGGATAGTTGTAGCTTCTGTAAATTCAAAATTTATGGGAATGCCAGAGTTAGCTCAAATAATTTGTTATATTGGTTTGGGTTTTTATGTAGTAATGCTACCAATTATGCTGTATAGAATTATTTTTATTGAAAAGATTGATGATGCAAGATTGCCAACTTTTGCTATAATGGCAGCACCACCTAATCTTTGTTTAGCAGGATACCTTGTAGCGTTTCCAAATCCAAATCCAGCAGTTATTAACTTTTTATTTCCATTAGGAATTTTTATGACAGCTTTAATTTATATATCAATGTTCAAAATTATAAGACTTAAATTTACACCTGTTTATGCTTCATTTACTTTTCCATTAGCAATAGGATCAACAGCTGTATTAAAATATTCTAAATATATAGGAGCTATTGATTTAAATAGAGGAATATTTTGGTATAAGTTAGGAGTTGGTGCAACAATTTTATCTACAGTTTTCATAACAATCATTTTTATTAAAATTATAATTATTGTATTTAATCAAATAAAAGAAGAGCCTAAGCTCTTCTAA
- a CDS encoding MBL fold metallo-hydrolase, protein MKKIELYYIYHSCFALETEKYFMIFDYFKMPLKEKSDEISLEDKILQTDKKIIVFSSHNHHDHFNKEIFKWKNINSSITYILSSDISTENKQNNYYILDKDETLELDGISLTTYDSTDIGVSFLIKVDGIKVFHAGDLNWWYWKDDTKEEEQSMREHFQGIVDKISEHQDIDLALFPIDPRLEEFCFLGGEYFANKVHPKIMVPMHFDDNFFITEEFKERIEKFKVKGISIKKTNSSLL, encoded by the coding sequence ATGAAAAAAATTGAATTATATTATATCTATCATAGTTGTTTTGCTTTAGAAACTGAAAAGTATTTTATGATATTTGATTATTTTAAAATGCCTCTTAAAGAAAAAAGTGATGAGATATCTTTAGAGGATAAAATTTTACAAACTGATAAAAAAATAATAGTTTTCTCATCACATAATCATCATGATCATTTTAATAAAGAAATTTTTAAATGGAAAAATATAAATTCTTCTATAACTTATATTTTAAGTAGTGATATATCCACTGAAAATAAACAAAATAATTACTATATACTAGATAAAGACGAAACATTAGAGCTTGATGGAATTAGTCTTACAACATATGATTCTACAGATATTGGAGTTTCTTTTTTAATTAAAGTTGATGGAATTAAAGTTTTTCATGCTGGAGATTTGAATTGGTGGTATTGGAAAGATGATACAAAAGAAGAGGAACAATCTATGAGAGAACATTTCCAAGGGATTGTTGATAAAATAAGTGAACATCAAGATATTGATCTTGCACTTTTTCCAATTGACCCAAGATTAGAAGAATTTTGTTTTTTAGGTGGAGAGTACTTTGCAAATAAAGTTCATCCTAAAATAATGGTTCCTATGCACTTTGATGATAATTTCTTTATAACTGAAGAGTTTAAAGAGAGAATAGAAAAATTTAAAGTTAAAGGAATTTCTATAAAAAAAACAAACTCTTCATTACTATAA
- a CDS encoding tyrosine-type recombinase/integrase, with protein sequence MGKMTKAISEEEIQKILTSKKIKQDVRNALLIELNTGLRIQDIAKLKFSDIQFGKLEIIEKKTKKAQITKINMELVEYLFKNKTRDDDFIFSNTEKGIKAFVRKVQYQISMACDYENIDNRFISTHSFRKSFATLAYNETKDIMFVQQLLNHSSVSITQRYIQINKEKVDIYRKKQRIGF encoded by the coding sequence ATGGGGAAAATGACTAAAGCAATTTCAGAAGAAGAAATTCAAAAAATATTAACTTCAAAAAAAATAAAGCAAGATGTAAGAAATGCTCTTTTAATAGAATTAAATACAGGACTTAGAATTCAAGATATTGCTAAGTTGAAATTTTCTGATATCCAATTTGGAAAACTAGAAATTATTGAAAAGAAAACTAAAAAAGCTCAGATAACTAAAATAAATATGGAGTTGGTTGAATACTTATTTAAAAATAAAACTAGAGATGATGACTTTATATTTTCTAATACAGAAAAGGGAATAAAAGCATTTGTCAGAAAAGTTCAGTATCAAATATCTATGGCTTGTGACTATGAAAATATTGATAATAGATTTATAAGTACTCATAGCTTTAGAAAGTCGTTTGCCACATTAGCTTATAATGAAACTAAGGATATAATGTTTGTTCAACAGCTTTTAAATCATTCTAGTGTATCTATAACTCAAAGATATATACAAATTAATAAAGAAAAAGTAGATATATATAGAAAAAAACAGAGAATAGGATTTTAA
- a CDS encoding VOC family protein: protein MKFVFNHFNINVLNLEKSIKFYQEALGLKEVRRKEAEDGSFILVYMGDSETGFTIELTWLRDREEAYDLGDEEFHLAFVTDDYESAHKKHSEMGCICYENPAMGIYFINDPDGYWLEVIPPRK, encoded by the coding sequence ATGAAATTTGTTTTTAACCATTTTAATATCAATGTTTTAAATCTTGAGAAAAGTATAAAATTTTATCAGGAAGCTTTAGGTCTTAAAGAAGTAAGAAGAAAAGAAGCTGAGGATGGGAGCTTTATTCTTGTCTATATGGGAGATAGTGAAACAGGTTTCACTATAGAGCTTACATGGCTAAGAGATAGAGAAGAAGCTTATGATTTAGGAGATGAAGAGTTTCATTTAGCCTTTGTAACGGATGACTATGAATCTGCTCATAAAAAGCATTCTGAGATGGGATGTATTTGCTATGAAAATCCAGCAATGGGAATTTATTTTATAAATGACCCAGATGGATACTGGTTAGAAGTTATTCCGCCTAGAAAATAA